In Hoplias malabaricus isolate fHopMal1 chromosome 6, fHopMal1.hap1, whole genome shotgun sequence, a single window of DNA contains:
- the zfand2a gene encoding AN1-type zinc finger protein 2A isoform X1 → MEFPDLGEHCSEKSCKQLDFLPMRCDACEGIFCKDHITYASHKCTSSYKKDVQVPVCPLCNTPIPVKRGEMPDIKVGEHIDRDCKSDPAQRKRKIFTNKCSKGGCKQKEMIRVTCDQCHLNYCLKHRHPLDHDCKTDGKPVSKSGHAALMRAQGASSSNTAASSSRASSRSVSNGLGGNARAQSSSAPRTPAPSVAPPPAQNVIPPSASYQAGLTEEQALQRALEMSLAEASRNTQPALSPQEQEDLALAQALAASEEDYRRQQRRQQERESKQSNCRLS, encoded by the exons ATGGAGTTTCCAGACCTTGGGGAACATTGTTCTGAGAAGTCCTGCAAGCAGCTGG ACTTTCTTCCCATGAGATGTGATGCTTGTGAAGGAATTTTCTGCAAAGACCACATAACATATGCAAGTCACAAGTGTACTTCCTCTTACAAAAAG GACGTCCAAGTGCCGGTATGTCCACTGTGTAACACCCCCATTCCAGTTAAAAGAGGAGAAATGCCAGATATCAAAGTTGGGGAGCACATAGACCGTGACTGCAAATCAGATCCAGcacagaggaaaagaaag ATTTTTACAAACAAGTGCTCCAAAGGCGGCTGCAAGCAGAAGGAGATGATCCGTGTGACATGCGACCAGTGCCACTTGAACTACTGTCTCAAGCACAGACATCCACTCGACCACGACTGTAAGACTGATGGCAAACCAGTCTCCAAATCTGG ACATGCTGCTTTAATGAGAGCTCAGGGTGCTTCCAGCAGTAACACAGCAGCCTCTTCGAGTAGAGCGAGCTCCAGAAGTGTCTCTAATGGACTTGGCGGGAATGCTCGGGCTCAAAGCAGTAG TGCACCGAGGACTCCAGCCCCTTCAGTTGCTCCCCCTCCAGCACAGAATGTCATACCTCCTTCTGCTTCCTATCAGGCTGGACTG ACAGAAGAGCAGGCACTCCAGCGAGCACTAGAGATGTCATTGGCTGAAGCATCACGGAACACCCAGCCAGCTCTCAG TCCTCAGGAGCAGGAGGATCTGGCCTTGGCTCAGGCCCTCGCTGCTAGCGAGGAAGATTACAGACGGCAGCAACGAAGACAACAG GAGAGGGAATCCAAGCAGTCCAACTGCCGCCTGTCTTAA
- the zfand2a gene encoding AN1-type zinc finger protein 2A isoform X3: MEFPDLGEHCSEKSCKQLDFLPMRCDACEGIFCKDHITYASHKCTSSYKKDVQVPVCPLCNTPIPVKRGEMPDIKVGEHIDRDCKSDPAQRKRKIFTNKCSKGGCKQKEMIRVTCDQCHLNYCLKHRHPLDHDCKTDGKPVSKSG, encoded by the exons ATGGAGTTTCCAGACCTTGGGGAACATTGTTCTGAGAAGTCCTGCAAGCAGCTGG ACTTTCTTCCCATGAGATGTGATGCTTGTGAAGGAATTTTCTGCAAAGACCACATAACATATGCAAGTCACAAGTGTACTTCCTCTTACAAAAAG GACGTCCAAGTGCCGGTATGTCCACTGTGTAACACCCCCATTCCAGTTAAAAGAGGAGAAATGCCAGATATCAAAGTTGGGGAGCACATAGACCGTGACTGCAAATCAGATCCAGcacagaggaaaagaaag ATTTTTACAAACAAGTGCTCCAAAGGCGGCTGCAAGCAGAAGGAGATGATCCGTGTGACATGCGACCAGTGCCACTTGAACTACTGTCTCAAGCACAGACATCCACTCGACCACGACTGTAAGACTGATGGCAAACCAGTCTCCAAATCTGGGTAA
- the zfand2a gene encoding AN1-type zinc finger protein 2A isoform X2, translating into MEFPDLGEHCSEKSCKQLDFLPMRCDACEGIFCKDHITYASHKCTSSYKKDVQVPVCPLCNTPIPVKRGEMPDIKVGEHIDRDCKSDPAQRKRKIFTNKCSKGGCKQKEMIRVTCDQCHLNYCLKHRHPLDHDCKTDGKPVSKSGHAALMRAQGASSSNTAASSSRASSRSVSNGLGGNARAQSSSAPRTPAPSVAPPPAQNVIPPSASYQAGLTEEQALQRALEMSLAEASRNTQPALSPQEQEDLALAQALAASEEDYRRQQRRQQVSRTLSSQ; encoded by the exons ATGGAGTTTCCAGACCTTGGGGAACATTGTTCTGAGAAGTCCTGCAAGCAGCTGG ACTTTCTTCCCATGAGATGTGATGCTTGTGAAGGAATTTTCTGCAAAGACCACATAACATATGCAAGTCACAAGTGTACTTCCTCTTACAAAAAG GACGTCCAAGTGCCGGTATGTCCACTGTGTAACACCCCCATTCCAGTTAAAAGAGGAGAAATGCCAGATATCAAAGTTGGGGAGCACATAGACCGTGACTGCAAATCAGATCCAGcacagaggaaaagaaag ATTTTTACAAACAAGTGCTCCAAAGGCGGCTGCAAGCAGAAGGAGATGATCCGTGTGACATGCGACCAGTGCCACTTGAACTACTGTCTCAAGCACAGACATCCACTCGACCACGACTGTAAGACTGATGGCAAACCAGTCTCCAAATCTGG ACATGCTGCTTTAATGAGAGCTCAGGGTGCTTCCAGCAGTAACACAGCAGCCTCTTCGAGTAGAGCGAGCTCCAGAAGTGTCTCTAATGGACTTGGCGGGAATGCTCGGGCTCAAAGCAGTAG TGCACCGAGGACTCCAGCCCCTTCAGTTGCTCCCCCTCCAGCACAGAATGTCATACCTCCTTCTGCTTCCTATCAGGCTGGACTG ACAGAAGAGCAGGCACTCCAGCGAGCACTAGAGATGTCATTGGCTGAAGCATCACGGAACACCCAGCCAGCTCTCAG TCCTCAGGAGCAGGAGGATCTGGCCTTGGCTCAGGCCCTCGCTGCTAGCGAGGAAGATTACAGACGGCAGCAACGAAGACAACAGGTATCCAGAACCCTTAGCAGTCAGTAG